The Planctomycetaceae bacterium genomic interval CTGTCGTTTCGAGTCTGACGTATGTGGCGCTTGACCTGTATACCGGAGAGTCCGTGCCGGCGATCGGTGCGTCCGGTGCAGTGATGGCTGTGTTGATGCTGTACGCCGGTCACTTTCCTTCAGCGACGATTTGCGTTTGGTGGCTGTTTCCGATTCAGGTCCGGTGGCTGGTGCTGCTGTATGTTGCATACGACCTGCATCCAGTCCTTCTGGAATTGTCAGGCGAACCGTCATACTCGGGAGTTGCGCATGCGGCCCATCTGGGAGGGCTGGCGTTCGGGTACGTGTATTGGAAGAAGCGCCTGCGGCTGCTGCCACTGGTGGAGAAAATCGGCCGCATTCGATGGCGAAAGTTCATGCGCCGCAATCCGGGGCTGCGCCTGTACGCTTCGCCCGAATGCGAAAGTGAACTACGCGACGATCCTTCGCTCGCGAACGAACACCGCGTTTCGGAGGCCCTCGACCGTTTGCTTGAGAAAATTTCCCGGGAAGGGCGCGACTCGCTGACCGACGAAGATCTGTCGGTTCTGGAAGAAGAAAGCAAGCGCCTTCGCGGCCATCGAAGCCAGGACTCGTAAAAAACTGCGGCGCCACGGCGCGTTTTTCTGTTGCGACTTCCGGCCTCGCAAATTCCGGCTGGCGGCTCATAGCGGTAGACGCAGTGCTCGGGCCGACTGTGAGAATACATCGTCAGCCTGCCTGTGCGGCGATGACAGCTTCCGCGATCGAAAATCTGGCGCTGCTAATTCAATATCCGGATGCAGACCGGCCGGCCGACTTTGATGCGATGGTCGGTCGCCGTCAGCGTTCCAAATTGCTGGTTCACCGAAAACACGACAACGGAATCGCTGCTCTGGTTTTCCGCAAGCAGCCAGTGTCCGTCCGGCATGATGAAAAAATTCCGGGGTGCCTGGCCCTGCGTCGGTTCAATTTCCACCGTCGACAGTTTGCCGCTCTGTTGATCGATGGCAAATACGGCAATCGAATCGTTGCCGCGATTGCTGACGTACAGGAATCGGCCCGATGGGTCCACCAGGCATTCGGCCGTGCTGTTGCCGCCTTCGTGCTGGTCGGGCAGAGTCGACAGCGTTTGGACGGGAGTCAGACCACCGCTTTCCGTGTCTCTGGTGAAGGCGGTCGCGGATGATGTGATCTCATTGTTTGTGTAGGCAAATTCTCCCGACGGGTGGATCGCGAAGTGACGCGGTCCGCCGCCGGCTGCGACTTCAGCGAATGCAGGTGAATTCGCTTCCAGGACTCCCGACTTTGCATCGAAGCGATAGATCATGATGCGATCGATCCCCAGATCTGCCACGTAGGCAAAGCGATTGTCGCTGGAAAGGTTGATGGAATGGGCGTGCGGAGCTTCCTGTCGGCGGGCGTTGACGCTGCTGCCTTCGTGATTGATCACGCAGGAATGTTCCCCCAACGCTCCGTCTTCCTCGATGGGGAACACGGCCACGTTGCCGCCGACATAGTTGGCGACAAGCAGAAACTTCCCGGTTCCGTCAATGTTGCAGTGGCAGGGTGCTCCGCCGGACGTCGACTGCTGATTGATAAACGTCAGCTTTCCCGACTGCGGATCGATCCGAAACGCGCTCACGGCTCCCGATTTTTCGCCTCGAAACTCGTTCAGTTCGTTGACGGCAAACAGAACCCGGCCATTGGGATGAATCGCCAGAAACGACGGGTTGTCAGCCTTCACGGCGAGTTCGGGAGCTGACAGGGATCCGGTTTCGTCATTGAACAGACACGTATAGATGCCGTCGCTGATGCTGTCCGGCTCGGTATACGTCCCGATGTAAATGCGGTGTTCCGCGGCGTCGGCAGACGGAACAGAAATGGCAGCGAAGAACCCCAGCACCAGCAGCAACGCAATTCGATATGTCATGGAAACGCCTTTCTCATGAGTGATGTTGGCTCATGCCGCGAGTGTATCGACATCGCCGGCGAATTCCACGAAGGCGCAGCCTGGTGAGACAGCGTAACCGGAGACCGCGCGGCGTGCCGAATCGAAAGCAAGGCGATCGACGGATGAGAATTTACCAATGCAGAGCGACAATCGCTTCACCCTCCCGTTTCAACGGGAGGGTCGCCGATCGAATGTCGTTCAGGCGTTCGATCGCGGGAGGGCCATGCACGGGGAACTCCCGGTTGCGATTTCTCCTCGTTTGATCGCCTGCACGGCGATCAAACCGACGCTCCCGTTGAAACGGGAGGGTACTCATCTGCCGCAGGCCTAAGGTGTCGGCTGGAAACCAGACGTCTCGGACCAACCGTTCGGCGCTGCGGCGCTACTCGGCGGACGATTCTGATGCCCCGACGGTGGCTGCGGGAACCACAACCGTCGCGGCGGCCGACGGGTGCATTCGTTCGTATTCGGCGGTGAGCTGTTCGCCGGGTGTCACGCCGAACCTGGCCCACATGCCGGCATACATCGCGGCGATCAGAATCACCAGAGCCGCGCCGGCAGGCTTCGCAAGCGTCCACGGAGTGATGTCGACGTCTTCGGTGTATTGCTGTTCAAAGGGCTCGGATCGCGGCGACAGCTTCGTGATGATCGCCATCAGGATCAGCAGAAATACAAAGTTGACGGCAGCCAGATGCAGCCAGTGCATCTGCAAACCGTGGACAGCGTCGCCGGACCGAATCCCGATGACGTTATCCATCGCAACACCGAAGAAGCCCTGGAACAGCATTCCCGCCGCGAGCGCAATGTTGGCTGCTCTTGCAGGCGCCGTTCGGCTGATGATTCCCATGACCACAATCGCCAGCAGCGGGATATTCAAGACCGCGGCGATGTTCTTCATCAGATTGAACAAACCGTCGACGGATGCCAGTCGGTTGAAGAACACGGCCAGACCGACCGTCACGGGAATCATGACAACACCGATCAGCTTGCCGACTTTCACCTGCTGCTTTTCCGAGGCATCGCGGTTCAGAAATCCCTTGTAGAGGTCGAGGCTGAACAGAGTGCTGCCACTGTTCAGAAAGCTGTTGAACGAACTCAGGATCGCTCCGAAGATCGTGGCGGCAAAGAATCCGACGGCCCATTTCGGCAGCACCAGATTCACCAGAAATCCGTACGCTTCGTCGTTGTTCGCGGGCGCGGCCGCCTGGCCGCTGCTGACGATGTGCCAGGCGATGATCCCAGGCAGAACCAGATATAACGGTCCGGCAAGTTTCATCAGCGCAGCGAACAGGACGCCCTTCTGGCCTTCGGCAAGATTCTTCGACGCCAGCGTTCGCTGAACGATGCCCTGATTCGTGCACCAATAGTAAGTGACGATCATCGTCATGCCCGTCAGCAGCGTCGGCCACGGAATATCGGATGCCGTATCGCCGATCGACGACAACCGCTGCGGGTGCTGTCGAATGAGTGCCGAAAGGCCCGCTCCGATGTTTCCGTCGCCGATGTACGACAGTCCCAGAAACGGAATCAGCAACCCGCCGACAATCAGGCCGATTCCGTTGACGGTGTCTGACACGGCGACGGCTTTCAGTCCGCCGAAGATCGCGTAGCAGCCGCCGACAACCGCCAGCAGAGTGCTGACCAGAGCCATGTTGAAGTCAACGTTGTCCGTTCCTGTCAGCGAGGGAACGTCGAAGACGGTAATCATGAATTTCGCGCCGCTCATCAGCACGAACGGCAGCACATTCAGGACGATCGACGCCAGGAAGATGATCGACGTCAACTGCCGCGTTGTCGAGCTGAACCGCAGCTCCAGGTATTGCGGAATCGTGGTGATCCCGCTCTTGAGATACCGCGGCAGAAAGATGACCGCCATCGCTACGATTGCCAGAGCGGACCACACTTCCCACGCCATGACGATCATGCCGTTCTTGTAGGCGCCGCCGTTCAGTCCCACCAGTTGCTCGGTGGACAGGTTCGTCAGCAGCAGCGAACCGCCGACAACGATCCACGACAGGCTGCGACCGGCCAGAAAGTAGCCGGCGGACGTTTCCTGGTCGTCGTTGTGAGTCTTCCACCACGCAACAACGGCGACGAGTGCCGTAAAAAAAACAAACGAAAGGGCTGTCGTCATCGTGCCGTGTCCTGACGTTCATTCGCACAACCATGCAGGCAGAGTTGACACGGCGCGCGGGAAAGCATGAACAATGAAGAAGTGCATTTCGAATATGTGCAATCCGATATTGAGCCGCGATTGTATCCGGCGGCGATGGGAAAATCTCAGAGGTGCGGCTGATTTCGTCACGCTCGCCGCGACCAAAGCCTCTGACGTGACCAGGGTACAGGAGAACTCGAGTGAGCTGACGGAATCATCCATGAACGCCACCACGTGCATCGTGGCCGGGAAATCGTCGAATGCGACAGACACAGATGTCCGTCGTACCGCCGTTACGTTCTCTTCAGCCATAGGTGGCATGCCCGCCGATGAGGCTGTTACCGACCGCGAAATCATCCGGCGTCTCACGGCGGGCGTCATTTCAGGACGTCAGAGAACACATGGCATCCCAGTTGGCGACCGATTTTTTTCAGCCCTGCGGCGGAGACTTTTGAATGATCCACGCTGAGCGAACGCAGACTTTTCAGGTTCGCCAGGAATTTCAGTCCGGCATCCGTGATTTGCGTCCGACGAAGCGACAGTGAATCCAGATTCGGCAGCGACTGCAGGTACGCGACGCCTGCGTCAGTGACCTTCGGGCCTCGAATTTCCAGATCGCGGAGATTCTTCAGTTGTCCAACATGCTCCATCCCGCGATCGGTAATCCCCGAACCTTCGATGGAGAGCTCCTTCAGGGTCTGGCATTCCGGGCACGCGGCCAGGGCGACAAGGTCTTTGAAGAGCACCTTCTCCATTCCGATGAACTTAACTTCGCCCTTGATCACGGCGATCCCGCCGCGTCGCTGTTTCACGATCTTCCTTACGTCTGACAATTTGACGAGTCCTGCCGTGCTCGTGGACGACGACTTCTGTTGCTTCTGCTTCTCCTTCTGTGCAGCCGCTGGCTTCCGCGCCGGGAGTTTTTGCCGCCTGGGCGACCGTTCGATTCGCTCAAGAAGTTTTCGGACACCCGTTTTCCAGCTCCTGTCGTTGTCCCAGAGTGTTCGGAGTTCCGAGTTCGCCGCAATTCGTGCGACAGCATCGCGGGCCAGCCGGACATCGTCGTCGCGGGGAACAAATCTGCGTTCGGCCAGCCATTCGCGGATTTCCGCAGGCAGCTCCCGGCTCGGATGACCCTGCGCTGCGGCGATGACTTCGGCCGCCGCAAGCGCGCAGGCACACTGATCCGCCTCCAACACTGCCGCCGCACGAACCTTGGCGATACCACGAAGCGCGCTCAGGACGAAGGTCGTTCGATTCTGCGACGTCAGTCGCTCGGCCCATTCTTCTGCGGAATCGCTCTCAAAGACGGCCTCTCCCCATGCTCCCATTCTTCCCTCCTTTGCTGTTGTGTCACCGGTCAAGTCGAATCGACCGCCCGCGGCGACGAGCTTGTGAGCCTGTGAATTTCAGGGAAGGAAATGGTAACGGCGATTAGCGAACTTCGCTCGTCATGCGATGAACCGAAATCGCACAATCGTGGCAGCACCCCGCATTCACCCAGCGGGCTTTATTGCGTGCATTCTTCTTATGTAACTGATTTGACACATTTACCCCATTTTGTAAATTGGTCTGCTGTGCGATTCGGCAGTGGCTTGCCATCCCGTCGGTACCGCGCTGAAAGATCATCTCCAGACGAAACCAAGGAGTACAGGATGCGAAGAAACGTTGTTTGCGGGCGGATCGGGCTGACGGCGCTGGCACTGGCCACGGCTGCCATATTGGTTCCGGAACACGCCGAAGCCGGGAGGAATCGTGGTCGGGGAAGCAGCGGTTCCTATGGCTCCAGCGGGTCCTACGGTTCGAGTGGCTCCAGTGGTTCCTACGGGTCGAACGGCTCCAGCGGCTCTTATGGCTCCAGTGGTTCTTCCGGTGGAGTCTACAGCAGCTACGGTTCCAGTGGCTCTTCAGGTTCAAGCGGCTCATCCGGTTCGCGAGCGACTCGCGTCGCTCAGCGAGAAGCGCGGCGGGAGGCTCGCCGATCGCGCGGCAGCAGCGGATCATCCGGCTCATCAGGAAGCTATGGTTCCAGCGGGTCTTCGGGAGGAAGCTACGCGAGCTATGGTTCCGGCGGTTCGACCGGTTCTTCGGGCGGCTACGGTTCCGGCGGTTCCTCGGGCGGCTATTCGTCGGGAAGCTATTCGTCCGGCGGTTACAGTTCGAGCGGCGGCTACAGTTCAAGTGGCGGATACAGTTCAAGTGGCGGATACAGTTCCGTCGGCAGCGGTTCGGGTGGATATTCTTCGAACGGCGCTGGTTCCGGAGGCGGATACGTCAGCGTAAGTTCAATGTCGTCAGGTCAGTCGACGTACGCGGCGTCGCAGGTTGCGTCACCAACCATCGCCACCCGTCAGGCTCAGCCCGCTTCCGCAACGCCGGCAGTCCCGTCATCACAGGCGCCGCAGAAGGACCTCAGCATTGCGATGCTGGTCGTTCAGGTGCCGGAAGATGCCGTTGTGTATCTTGTTGGCAAAAAGATGACGATCACCGGACGCGAACGCCATTTCCGCATCCCGATTCCGGATCCATCGCGGGAGTACTCGTATCCGGTCCGTGTCGACGTTGTGCGCAACGGAGAAACATTGACGAGCGAAACGACGCATCAGCTTCGCGGCGGACAGCAGATCAGCGTTGTGATTTCCGAATCGGAAACCGACGGCGAACTGGTGGCCGTTGCGATGCGGTAGATTCGATCACGGTTGAGATATTTGTTCAGGAGGGGCGGTTCGCTGCCCCTCCTTTTTTTTGTCTGCGGCAAATGGATGCCGGCAGAGACCGGCAGAGATCCCTATCTATGGAAACCAACGGCCATCACCTGCCGCCCGGCGCGCCGAAAGCTGTTTTCGGCGAAGTCGTGGCGTCAATGGCTGAGGATCGACGGGCTTCGCGACACACGCTTCGTCGCATTGGCCGACTTGCTTTGAACACCTGGCTGGTGATCCACCTAACCGCCATCATCGCCGCTCCCGCGACGGTTGGTCCTTCGTCACAGTCAGCGCGGAAAGTGTGGGAGATTTTCAGCCCGTACCTGCAGGCCTGCTATCTGAATCATGGCTTCCACTATTTCGCTCCTCAGCCGGGAAGCAGCCATCTGGTTTCCTGGACCGCGACGATGGCTGATGGTTCGACAAAGTCCGGGGTGTTCCCCAATCCTGAAATCCAGCCCAGGCTGCTTTACCACCGACACTTCATGCTGTCGGAATTCCTGGGAAACGCGGACCCGGAACTTCAACAGCAGGTCATTCGCAGCTACGCCCGCAATCTGTGCCGCGAACACAGCGCCGTATCCGTTTCCGTTTCACTCGTCCGACATGACCTGCCGACGATGGAACGAGTTCGTGCCGGAGGAACCCTGGAGGACGGAGATCTTTACGAAGAACAGCCTCTGGGAATGTTCCGATGGGACGAACTGCAGTGACGCTTTCCGGCGACCCCGGTCCGGAGGAAGCCGGCGGCAAGGCACCAGCCCATGTGCCCGGAGACGTCCACCAGGACGCGGCGAGTCGGCCGCTTCTGTCACGAGTCATGTCGGCCGGCGCGACCGTGGCCGGCGCATGGAACCGGTTCTGGTATTCGCCGAGCGATCCGACCGTGCTGTGCCTTCTCCGCTGGCTGGCAGGCGGAATGCTGCTGTACACGCACATCGTCTGGGGTCTGAATCTGTCAGCGTTTTTCGGGTCGGCGGGATGGCACAGTCCGGAGCTGCTGAAAGTTGTTCAGGAAGGAAGCCTGATGCCTTCGTTCCTGTCGTATGTGCCTGACCGATACCTGTTGGCCGTGCATTCGGTGTGCCTTGTGATTCTGGCGATGTTCTGGATCGGACTGGCGACGCGAGTCACATCGGTGCTGTCTCTGGTCATCACGATTTCGTACTGCCATCGGGCACTACTGGCGAATTTCGGTCTGGATCAGCTGAATGCCATTCTGTGCCTGTATCTGTGCATTGGCCCCAGCGGAGCGATGCTGTCCGCGGACCGGCTGCTGTCTGTGTGGCGAGCAACACGCCGGGCCGCGAGTCAGGGCGCCGCATTCGTTGCCCCGCCGATCCCGTCAAGCAGCGCGTCAAATCTGGCCATACGGCTGATCCAGATTCATTTCTGCGTCATCTATACGTTTGCCGGTTTGTCCAAGCTGCAGGGCCCGGCGTGGTGGAACGGTGAAGCCGTCTGGCTGGCGTTTGCCAACCTGGAGTACCAGTCGTTCGATATGACATGGATCGCGTGGTATCCGTGGATCGGTGAATTGCTGACTCACGGCACCATTGTGTGGGAAGTTTCGTTTGCCGCGCTGGTCTGGGTGCGCCCCGTACGTCCGATCGTGTTGCTGATCGGTTTCCTGCTGCACATCGGCATCGGCGGCATGATGGGGATGTGGACGTTCGGCCTGATCATGATTTTCGGACACATCGCCTTCTGGCCGAAGCACTGGGTCTCCCGGCTTGTCGAAAGGTTGCCGACTTCCGAACAACTGCTGGGGCTCGTGGCGCCACCGGCGGCGTCGGTTCCTGCGCCGTTCGAACCTGGCGGCTCACCATTGCCAGCGTCGAAGTTCGCGCCGGCCGTCCTGTCGATTGAGTTGCTGGCCGATGACGCTGAGCAGGACTCGGCGGCGGACGAAGTCGTGTTTCAGCCGGAGCACGCCCCGACACTGATCTACGTCGATGGACAGCGAAGCCGGCGACTCGCCTGTCTGCAATACTTTCTGGATCACGGGTTCAAGTGTCTTTCCTCAGAAAGGTCCCGCGAAGCCCGGCTGTTGTGCGAAGCGTCAGAACCAGATGCCGTGATCATTATGGGACGCGATCTGCCGGACAGTTCGATTGCGAAGCTCCCGTATCGGCTGAATTTGGAAGCAGGTCACCGGCCGATTTTTCTCGTGCTGACAAATCAGCAGTCGCGACGGCTCAATGGCCAGGTTCACGTTCCCGGTTGCCACGTACTGACCGGCGACGTCAGTCTGGGCAGGCTTCGCCGCGAGATTCAGGCTGTGCTCGCGACATCACAAAAACAGGCAATGCTGCTTCCGTCGGCAGGGCATTCCTGACGCCGTACCGACGATTCTCGCCTTCACTGGCAGCATCATGACCGAAGAAAGCTAAACCGCAGTGTGGCAGCTGATCGGCAGCCCGGTTCGATTCCTTCCGGAGTTCTTCCACGTGACACCGACACGATTGCAACTGAATCAACCAGTCGCGGCTTCGGCCATGCTTCTGACGCTGCTGCTGTGCTGCGGCTGCGCGGAGCGAATTGACAGTTGGTCGGAATTCGTTGAAGTCGCCTACCGGCATGAACGCAACGGCGAACTGCCGGAAGCCGTCGCGGCCTACAGGAAGGCGCTGGAACTCGATCCGAAAGCGGCCGTGACCTGGTACGATCTGGGAGTCGCCTACGCGGGAATGGAGCAGTTTGAAGATGCCGTTGAGGCGTATTCGACGGCCATTCAGCTCGACCCTGAAATGGCACGAGCCTTCAATAACCGAGCAGCCGTGTTCGCAAGTCTGAAGCAGTTCGCAAAAGCCGTTGACGATTGTGACAACGCCATCGCATTGCAGCCGGACGACTTTCTGGCGTGGCGCAATCGAGGACTTGCGAAGCACGATCTGGGTCAGTTTGACGAAGCCATCACTGACTATGACGCGTCCATTCGGCTGAACGGCACGATCGCGGAAACCTATCACTTTCGCGGAAATGCCTATCTGGATCGGCTGCAGTGGCAGCGAGCCCTGGACGACTTTGACCGCGCGATCGAATTGACCCCGAATCTGGCTGCCGCATGGCTCAGCAGGGCCAAAGCGCTCAGTCATCTGGAACGTTCCCAGGACGTAACCGTCGCGCTTGCCAAAGCGGAGGAACTTGGCGCCGACATCAGTACGTTCGAACCGGCGCAGATTTCCACGGATATCGCTCCGCCGCCGACAGAGTTCACTGCCATCGCAAAGCACACGACGCCGGACGTTGATCCCCGTCGGCATGCCGTCGAATTTGTCCGCAACTGGCTGACGAAAACGCAACACCGCGAAATTGCCGACTCCGGATTTCCATGGGATCTGCGAGACAGCGACGAAGAGATGTCGGCGGCCTACGTCGTGCGGATTGTGAATTCCCGCGAAGGAGGCCACGACGTCCGGTTTCCAATCGAACAGCTTCAGAGCATCATGGAAGCGCGTGATATCCGCACCACTTTGATCGTTGTTCGGCCCGCGTCCGCGTCGGATGACACGTCGGCGAACCCGGCGTTTGAACTGGTCCGGACTCTGGAAGACTGGAAGCCCGACCTGACGGCGATGAGTCCCGTGGAATGGTCGCTGCCGGTCACGGAAGGCGACTGACACGACAGGCCGCGCCGTTCGCAGCGGCGATCGGAATTCGCAGCCTCGTCCGCTACAGCGACATCAGTTCTTCCCAGCG includes:
- a CDS encoding rhomboid family intramembrane serine protease, whose amino-acid sequence is MGLAERDYCRTYRSGWGSGPTGWPPTCRSIVFLCIGIFIAQLLIVRRAPIEWPVQKWGEDEESFVETWTEANGTASPDITESSREELRQEARRLYEQALLESAYGYRPVSSVVQQWCELDANKVMRGQIWRLLTCAFCHDRHSIFHILFNMLGLIWFGIVLEQMYGSREFLWFYLAAAVVSSLTYVALDLYTGESVPAIGASGAVMAVLMLYAGHFPSATICVWWLFPIQVRWLVLLYVAYDLHPVLLELSGEPSYSGVAHAAHLGGLAFGYVYWKKRLRLLPLVEKIGRIRWRKFMRRNPGLRLYASPECESELRDDPSLANEHRVSEALDRLLEKISREGRDSLTDEDLSVLEEESKRLRGHRSQDS
- a CDS encoding lactonase family protein, which produces MTYRIALLLVLGFFAAISVPSADAAEHRIYIGTYTEPDSISDGIYTCLFNDETGSLSAPELAVKADNPSFLAIHPNGRVLFAVNELNEFRGEKSGAVSAFRIDPQSGKLTFINQQSTSGGAPCHCNIDGTGKFLLVANYVGGNVAVFPIEEDGALGEHSCVINHEGSSVNARRQEAPHAHSINLSSDNRFAYVADLGIDRIMIYRFDAKSGVLEANSPAFAEVAAGGGPRHFAIHPSGEFAYTNNEITSSATAFTRDTESGGLTPVQTLSTLPDQHEGGNSTAECLVDPSGRFLYVSNRGNDSIAVFAIDQQSGKLSTVEIEPTQGQAPRNFFIMPDGHWLLAENQSSDSVVVFSVNQQFGTLTATDHRIKVGRPVCIRILN
- a CDS encoding solute:sodium symporter family transporter, which codes for MTTALSFVFFTALVAVVAWWKTHNDDQETSAGYFLAGRSLSWIVVGGSLLLTNLSTEQLVGLNGGAYKNGMIVMAWEVWSALAIVAMAVIFLPRYLKSGITTIPQYLELRFSSTTRQLTSIIFLASIVLNVLPFVLMSGAKFMITVFDVPSLTGTDNVDFNMALVSTLLAVVGGCYAIFGGLKAVAVSDTVNGIGLIVGGLLIPFLGLSYIGDGNIGAGLSALIRQHPQRLSSIGDTASDIPWPTLLTGMTMIVTYYWCTNQGIVQRTLASKNLAEGQKGVLFAALMKLAGPLYLVLPGIIAWHIVSSGQAAAPANNDEAYGFLVNLVLPKWAVGFFAATIFGAILSSFNSFLNSGSTLFSLDLYKGFLNRDASEKQQVKVGKLIGVVMIPVTVGLAVFFNRLASVDGLFNLMKNIAAVLNIPLLAIVVMGIISRTAPARAANIALAAGMLFQGFFGVAMDNVIGIRSGDAVHGLQMHWLHLAAVNFVFLLILMAIITKLSPRSEPFEQQYTEDVDITPWTLAKPAGAALVILIAAMYAGMWARFGVTPGEQLTAEYERMHPSAAATVVVPAATVGASESSAE
- a CDS encoding DUF4259 domain-containing protein, with the protein product MGAWGEAVFESDSAEEWAERLTSQNRTTFVLSALRGIAKVRAAAVLEADQCACALAAAEVIAAAQGHPSRELPAEIREWLAERRFVPRDDDVRLARDAVARIAANSELRTLWDNDRSWKTGVRKLLERIERSPRRQKLPARKPAAAQKEKQKQQKSSSTSTAGLVKLSDVRKIVKQRRGGIAVIKGEVKFIGMEKVLFKDLVALAACPECQTLKELSIEGSGITDRGMEHVGQLKNLRDLEIRGPKVTDAGVAYLQSLPNLDSLSLRRTQITDAGLKFLANLKSLRSLSVDHSKVSAAGLKKIGRQLGCHVFSDVLK
- a CDS encoding TIGR03000 domain-containing protein, translating into MRRNVVCGRIGLTALALATAAILVPEHAEAGRNRGRGSSGSYGSSGSYGSSGSSGSYGSNGSSGSYGSSGSSGGVYSSYGSSGSSGSSGSSGSRATRVAQREARREARRSRGSSGSSGSSGSYGSSGSSGGSYASYGSGGSTGSSGGYGSGGSSGGYSSGSYSSGGYSSSGGYSSSGGYSSSGGYSSVGSGSGGYSSNGAGSGGGYVSVSSMSSGQSTYAASQVASPTIATRQAQPASATPAVPSSQAPQKDLSIAMLVVQVPEDAVVYLVGKKMTITGRERHFRIPIPDPSREYSYPVRVDVVRNGETLTSETTHQLRGGQQISVVISESETDGELVAVAMR
- a CDS encoding HTTM domain-containing protein yields the protein MGRTAVTLSGDPGPEEAGGKAPAHVPGDVHQDAASRPLLSRVMSAGATVAGAWNRFWYSPSDPTVLCLLRWLAGGMLLYTHIVWGLNLSAFFGSAGWHSPELLKVVQEGSLMPSFLSYVPDRYLLAVHSVCLVILAMFWIGLATRVTSVLSLVITISYCHRALLANFGLDQLNAILCLYLCIGPSGAMLSADRLLSVWRATRRAASQGAAFVAPPIPSSSASNLAIRLIQIHFCVIYTFAGLSKLQGPAWWNGEAVWLAFANLEYQSFDMTWIAWYPWIGELLTHGTIVWEVSFAALVWVRPVRPIVLLIGFLLHIGIGGMMGMWTFGLIMIFGHIAFWPKHWVSRLVERLPTSEQLLGLVAPPAASVPAPFEPGGSPLPASKFAPAVLSIELLADDAEQDSAADEVVFQPEHAPTLIYVDGQRSRRLACLQYFLDHGFKCLSSERSREARLLCEASEPDAVIIMGRDLPDSSIAKLPYRLNLEAGHRPIFLVLTNQQSRRLNGQVHVPGCHVLTGDVSLGRLRREIQAVLATSQKQAMLLPSAGHS
- a CDS encoding tetratricopeptide repeat protein; translated protein: MWQLIGSPVRFLPEFFHVTPTRLQLNQPVAASAMLLTLLLCCGCAERIDSWSEFVEVAYRHERNGELPEAVAAYRKALELDPKAAVTWYDLGVAYAGMEQFEDAVEAYSTAIQLDPEMARAFNNRAAVFASLKQFAKAVDDCDNAIALQPDDFLAWRNRGLAKHDLGQFDEAITDYDASIRLNGTIAETYHFRGNAYLDRLQWQRALDDFDRAIELTPNLAAAWLSRAKALSHLERSQDVTVALAKAEELGADISTFEPAQISTDIAPPPTEFTAIAKHTTPDVDPRRHAVEFVRNWLTKTQHREIADSGFPWDLRDSDEEMSAAYVVRIVNSREGGHDVRFPIEQLQSIMEARDIRTTLIVVRPASASDDTSANPAFELVRTLEDWKPDLTAMSPVEWSLPVTEGD